The DNA segment AGTTTCTGGTTAGCTCCTGAGCATAGGCTAAATAATACCTGGATTCAGCATGTAGACATAAACGAGGCAATGCTTGTTACTACGCTACTACCCGATGGATTTCTTGAGTTAGAACCTGAAGAGAGTTGATCGATATCATAGGCGAAAATAAAGAGCAGATTTACAGTTTTGGATATCGGGTTGACCCGTCTTAAAAGAACACAATACTTAAGGAGGTATTCAAAATGACATTTCTACCATCGCTCTTTGAGCCTAGGTCCCGTCTTTCATCATTCTTTCCATCTCTACGCCGTGAGCGTTATGGTGATGTTGAGGATGTAATGGAGAATCTATGGAGTCAATTTCCCGTTCCTGCATACACCATAGGAGTGAATGGAAAGCGGTTTCCGATAGACATCGAGGAGCAAAATGATAAGTACGTTATTCAGGCTGAGATGCCGGGTATTAGCAAAGAGAACATTGATATTACTCTGAAGGATAAGGTGCTAATTGTCCGATATGAACAAGGTGAAGAAAAGGAGGAAAAGGGGAAAAGCTATCTTTGTCGCGAATGCTGGAAAGGATCATCATCGCGTTCAGTCATGTTGCCACATGCAAAGGGAGAGCAGGATGTCGAGGCAACATTACGTGATGGCGTATTAAAAATTGAGGTGAAGAAGGAGCCAGCTGAGGTTTCAAAGAGAATTGCTATCCACTAGTTGAAAATATTTCGATAGTACGAGGATGGAGTCTCTTCCTAAGAGACTCCACTTTGTATTTTGAATTGGTGATATAACCCATCAATCGGGAGAAATTACTTTGAAAGAGTGTAAGATAACTATTCTCTTGTCATAACCATTCTTCGATGACTATCGCATATTTTTCGATGGAGATTGCCCTCTCTCCGGAGATGCCAACATATAGTGGAGGCCTAGGCGTTCTAGCGGGAGATACCATCCGAAGCGCGGCTGATGCGGGCATACCAATGGTCGGGATTACACTACTACATCGCAAGGGATACTTTTTACAAAAAATTTCAAAAGAGGGAATACAATTTGAATATCCATCTCCATGGGAGATAGAAAAAAAGCTTGTTGAGCTTTCGCCTCAGGTGTTCGTTGAGCTCTATGATCGAGTGGTTCATATACGCGGTTGGAGATGGGATTATTGTGGATTGCAGGGCAAGATCCCAGTGTTTTTTCTTGATACGCGTCTAGCTCATAATAATGAAGAGGATCAAAAGCTCACTGATTATTTATATGGTGGGGCTCCTCACTATCGTCTGTGTCAGGAAATAGTTCTTGGAATCGGAGGAGTAAGGCTGTTAAGAGCACTTGGGTACAATTCAATCGAGCGATTCCATATGAACGAGGGACATTCAAGCTTGCTTGCTGTTGAGCTTCTACGAGAAGAAATGGACAGGATGCAGGTATCTGAGGTGACGCCTTTAATCCTTGACCGTGTCAGAAAACGTTGTGTTTTTACCACACATACTCCAATACCAGCTGGTCATGACCAGTTCGATAAACAGATGGTCGAAGAAGTCATGTGCGATACGAGGATACTTGAGTCAGCACATCTCTTTTCGCAAGGGAAAACGCTGAACCTTACCTCTGTTGGTTTTGAACTAAGCCATTTCATCAATGGAGTTGGGAAGCGGCATGGTGAAGTTACTCGACAACTCTTTCCGAACTATTCTATTGAAGCCATAACAAATGGGGTGCATGCAGCAACGTGGGTATCGAGTGCTTTTCGTGACCTGTTTAGCCGATATATTCCACGATGGGAATCAGATAACGCAAGTCTTCGATACATATTGAATGTGCCCTTGGAGGAGATTTGGATGGCACATCAAAGTGCAAAGAGAGAGCTTCTTTCTTTTGTTTGCCAACATGCAAAACGTGAACTGAGAGAAGATATATTTACTATTGGATTTGGGAGGAGAATAACGGCATA comes from the bacterium genome and includes:
- a CDS encoding Hsp20/alpha crystallin family protein, which encodes MTFLPSLFEPRSRLSSFFPSLRRERYGDVEDVMENLWSQFPVPAYTIGVNGKRFPIDIEEQNDKYVIQAEMPGISKENIDITLKDKVLIVRYEQGEEKEEKGKSYLCRECWKGSSSRSVMLPHAKGEQDVEATLRDGVLKIEVKKEPAEVSKRIAIH